cttaggctacgtctacatgtgaagcctacatcgaagtagcttatttcgatgtagcaacattgaaatagactatttcgatgaatagcgtctacatgtcctccagggctggcaacgtctatgttcaacttcgacgttgcgcagcaccacatcgaaataggcgctgcgagggaacgtctacacgccaaagtagcacacatcgaaataagggtgccaggcacagctgcagatagggtcacagggcggactcaacagcaagctgctcccttaaagggcgcctcccggacacagttgcactaaacaacacaagatacacagagccgacaactggttgcagaccctgtgcctgcagcatggatccccagctgccgcagcagcagccagaagccctgggctaagggctgctgcccacggtgaccatagagccccgcaggggctggagagagagcgtctctcaacccctcagctgatggccgccatggcggaccccgctatttcgaagttgcgggacgtgtaatgactacacagtccctacttcaacgttgaacgtcgaagtagggcgctatccccatctcctgatgaggatagcgacttcgacatctcgccgcctaacgtcgaagttaacttcgaaatagcgcctgacgcgtgtagccgtgacgggcactatttcgaagttagtgccgctacttcgaagtagcgtgcacgtgtagacacggctttagtctcCCTGTCTCATTTCCCCTGTTGTAAGTTGGCTAATAGTATTTCACTACTTTGTAGGAATGTTTTGAGAATAAATACGTTAAAGACTGTAAAATGTTCGGATACTAAAGTAATAGGGGCTGTGTATGTACTTGATATTTTCATTTACCCTAAGGCACTTTTACAGTGCCAAAACAAAGTAATAAGATATTTGAGCCTTTATTTCCAGTACACTAACTCCTGATATTTTTTAACCAGTTGCACCACTTCCCTATTTATAAAAAGttgaccgggggtggggggcaggaagtggtCAGGTAAAAGATGTTCATCATCAAAAAAGTTAAATTTGATAATTTGACTATATCACAAAATACAGACGCTGAGGAGCAAAGGAGCTaatttttcctcttccttccgTGGTAGTAATCTTGGATATTGCATGCAACAGTTGTAGGTaaaatctttgtgtgtgtgtgtttaatactTTTCTAAATGGCTTACTTCTCAGTAGGGTCGCATTTATTTTATCTGTCTAAGCCTCCCTTTTAGTCCCTCATATTGTGATTCAGTGGATAGAACTGAGGACTTCAAATCAGGTGCCTTGAGCTCTGTTCCTCCTTACTCTACCAGCTCATTAATTTCTTGGGTAAATCACCCGTAAAATAGGAATCAAGCCCCCTCCCTTGGAAAGTGCTGGTTGGTCTATGGGGCAGAGTCCATTACTGCCTCATTTATACCTTCTTCCATGTTTCTGACTTTTCTTAGTTTTGTGCATCAGTCATCTTTTCTGTCTTTCAAATTTTCTTATTGATAATTAAGACTAAGATTTTTATCGtggttatttttaataaaagtcacaAACCCCCTCATGGATAATAAACAAAGGTCGTGTAGTTTgtgacctgtctgtgactttACTCAGAAATAActagggggcaggaagaggggacGGATGAATTTCTATGGGAGATTATCATTGACAGCTCAAGCTCAGGATGCCACAAGGATGGGTCTTACAGCCCTTAGTAGAAGTcacagagctgtggctgcagggTCCTGGCCCCAACCAGCAGACATAGGGCAAGGTAATATAGTCCTAGAGGTCTAGTAAAGTCAGAGTTCATGACTACCGTTACCTCTGGACAAAACAATTGCCTTATTGATCTGAGTAAGCAGTGCATTCaactctgtttaaaaacaaagaagtctTCCATATCACCTTCATTTGACCATTACTGTTGTATATCCCCCATTATTGTATTACTGAAGTTCACTTGTCTGTCTGACTTGCACTGTAAACACCATAGTTGTCATCTGTTCTCTTTTGTACAGAACAAATCATGCTATCTACTCAAATATAAAGAGAGATTTGCTTCCATCCTACCTGAGGAGAATCATTCATTCGGCTTAATGCAGAAGGTAGAAATAAGATATGAAACCTAGTTATTGCCTTGTGTTCATTTAGTACTTTGCTGTATTTCTCCATCTCAGGATGCTTCAGGGAGGGTCAGCAGATAGCAAGGAAGATGGAGGTCCCCAGTTTGCTGAGGTCTTTGTTATCATCTGGTTTGGAGCGGTTGTCATTACGCTAAACTCAAAACTGCTTGGAGGAACCATGTGAGTATACACGTGAACAATAGCCATACAATTGCTGCAGTGTGTGGATAATTTTCTCAGACACAACTTCTTtatcttcctttttcccccttctaGATCTTTTTTTCAGAGCCTTTGTGTGCTGGGTTATTGTGTCTTGCCTCTGACAGTGGCTATGCTCGTGTGTAGGCTGGTACTACTAGCAGGCTCTGGGACGGTCATCTTCATTGTGCGTCTCGTTGTAGTGCTGGCAATGTTTGCCTGGTCAACCCTAGGTAAGGAAATTTTTAGCAACAGAATTGTATCGTGATGCAAAGGAATGAAGATTAGTGCTTTTGCTGTTAGGAAAGGTGGGCTTGCCTCACAGTCTGCTGATAGCATGTGTCGGGAAGAGATCATGGTTTGGGTTCCTCAGGCTGGTGAGGTTTTGTGAGAGCATCACTCTCAATTCAACTCTTGGGGCAGAAAGGAGTTTTCCCTTCCCCACACCTCAGCTGATGCTCATGGTCATAGCAGTGCTGGCGGATTCACATTTGTTGTACTGCTAGGATTTCTTGCCTGAAGAAAGGGTTGCTGTAAAATGTTGCTTTGGAAGAAAACCATTTATTATGCCAACGCAGGCCAGAAAATAGTCCCCAATAGTCCTATATTAAATACCATTGGGAAACACTTAATATAAACTTTTTCACAATATTTGTGAAAATCTCCTTTTGTAAACATGTCACCTGGTACGTAACATCCtccaaaagtttcttttctagcTGCTAAAGGAAGCGTGGTGGTGGGTGGCTTCACTTGTATTTTAGTTTCATTCTTCACCTTTAAATGGACCCTAATTAATTGAGCAGCATTTATTGGTTTCTGATTCAGTTGGAAAAATGTTTTAGCATTTTGCATATTTCAAGCTTGTGTTCTTTCTTTGTCACcagcatccacagcctttctggCAGacagccagcctccaaatcgCAAAGCTCTTGTTGTTTACCCCATCTTCCTCTTCTACTTTGTGATCAGCTGGATGATTCTCACCTTCACCCCCCAGGAGGGATCAACAGAGACTGCACAACACAACTGAAGTTTTCATAAATGCTGCTATTTAATTTATGAGCTTTGTCTCCAGTTTATAGATACTACATACTGTAAAAAAGCAGGCTATGGGATAAAGCCAGAGATTTGAAGCATTCATCATATCTAAGAATGAGATATGCAAGGAGCAGGTTGCTTGAAAGATACAGGAGTCCAGCTACTGAATTCTATTTAATCCTGCTATTtaatttaaatctgaaataaaaagtgcCCAGTCTAAGAAGAGGCCATCTCATCTGAGAAATGCAAAAGAGAGAAGGTGGTTTTTGTGAGAATGAAGAGGATAAAACTGTATCTTGGAACTTCAAGAAGATTGGTAACTGAAGAGTAGGCAATAACTATCTGACTTAGGAGAATTCCAGTTCACGCCTGGAGTTTGCTTTAAAATTGAATATTGCCTTATGAATAATAGAATACATTTGCTCATCCACACTGGGTAGGAAATAAAAGTATCTAAATCCTGTCTCTTTACTGGGTGTGCAAGGAGGTGCAATCTATACAAGGTATCACAAGGGCAATAATTTTTCACTTTCAGGTCCTAGCAAAGAGATGCATATTTGCTCCATGCTTTCCTTCATTGGAGCATGTCTTAAGGGAGCTGTTTGTGTTCACATTGATGCAGGCTGCTTTTGTGCACTTAAACATTTCAGTCATTTCGTGTGTGTTGGGAACTGTTTGCAAGGTGAATGTTTCAAATACTACTGTAACATTAACTGATCTCTACAGTTTTGTGAGGAGATAGTGGTGGAGCTGGACACTTACCAATTCCCCCTTGATAATGTAAGGAAGTCCAGAGGAAGACTTCATATTCTACACATTGAAGGTGTTGGAACTACTTGCCCAGCTATAATTTTCATCTTCTGCCCAGAGAATCAGGCAGAGGAGAGCAGGTACCATCGTGGTAATGAATTCATACTGAGTGAACTGAATTTCTGGTACTTGAGACATTTGCCTGTTAGCATACAAAATAGGGATTCAAATCTGTTATAATAGTTAGCGGATTTAATTAAATGGCCCATACATGAGGGTGTTGGCTATTCTGAACTCGGATGGGGATCTGACTTTTAATTGCTTAGAGTGATTTATAATTGGTTTATTTAGAAGGTGGCACGTCAGCgtaaatatttgcattttgtgCATATGGATCGTGCTTTTGATAGAGGGAAGCAGGAGACTTCTGTAGTTTTTAGACTGAATATTTATAGAAAGGGAGGGAATCTTCATTCAAATGTGTGCTGTGTGTACATGCctgctcaggctgcatgtgtgaaaGGTGATGCAGATACATAAATGTGCCAGTCTGGCTCTGACACAAAGATAAAACCAGTATAGAGACACTTTGAGAGCCACAGGTTATTAGTGTTGCATAATAAGCAACATGTG
The nucleotide sequence above comes from Carettochelys insculpta isolate YL-2023 chromosome 13, ASM3395843v1, whole genome shotgun sequence. Encoded proteins:
- the YIPF6 gene encoding protein YIPF6 isoform X1, whose amino-acid sequence is MAEAEESRAGGATKPLFAGLSDVSISEDIPVEGEITVPVGSHSPDEDYSTLDEPVKDTIMRDLKAVGKKFVHVMYPKKSSALLRDWDLWGPLILCVSLALMLQGGSADSKEDGGPQFAEVFVIIWFGAVVITLNSKLLGGTISFFQSLCVLGYCVLPLTVAMLVCRLVLLAGSGTVIFIVRLVVVLAMFAWSTLASTAFLADSQPPNRKALVVYPIFLFYFVISWMILTFTPQEGSTETAQHN
- the YIPF6 gene encoding protein YIPF6 isoform X2, giving the protein MRDLKAVGKKFVHVMYPKKSSALLRDWDLWGPLILCVSLALMLQGGSADSKEDGGPQFAEVFVIIWFGAVVITLNSKLLGGTISFFQSLCVLGYCVLPLTVAMLVCRLVLLAGSGTVIFIVRLVVVLAMFAWSTLASTAFLADSQPPNRKALVVYPIFLFYFVISWMILTFTPQEGSTETAQHN